The genomic interval GTAATGCGTGGTAACACAGCGGTGAGCAGGAATATCAACAGTGATTTCACTACTGCCCAGGGTAAAGCAAGTCTCGCCCGCGCATTGAGTGGTCCCTTATATGTAATTGATGGTGTGCCGCAAAGCACTGAAGATATCGCTGCTATCAATTATGGTAGCGGTACCAATACGGACGCATTGGCGGGTATTGCCGTAAATGATATCCAGAGCATTGACATCTTAAAAGACGCCTCTGCTGCGGCCATTTATGGTTCAAGAGGCGCCGGTGGTGTGATCATCATCACTACCAAGCGTGGTATTACCGGTAAGCCGAAGATTGATTTCTCTGCCTATCATGGTATCACTGATATGCCAAGCCTTGATAAAATAGTGATCGGGGCGGAAGAGCGCAGAGGTAAGATGGCGCTGATCCAGCACTATGGGCAATATTTAAACCTGCAGAACATTCCCCAGATCCTGACTGACAGCCTGAACCCTGCATTTAACAACGCAAATGACTACCAGGGACAGCTCTATCAAACAGGTCAGGTTGGTAACTATGATCTCTCTGTAAGCGGAGGAACTAATCTTGTCAACTACAGGTACTCCCTTAACTATTATGACGAAGAGGGCATCATTAAGAAATCCGGTTTTAAGCGATATAGTTTCAGCAGCAATACAGGTTTGAATTTATCTCCAAAACTGAATATCAACACCATTATCCGTTATTCCAGATCAGACAGACCAAGGTCTATCAATGATCTGTCGGGCGGTTATGGTCCTTTTAATGGCGGTTACTATGCTTCCAGTCCATTACCATCATCAACATTATATTTATCACCTGCAAATGCCGCCTTTATTTTTGGTAATACCACCAATCAGACAGACCGTAACTCAGATGATAACCTGTCTATCAGTCCTGTAATTGACTGGAAGATCTCCAAGAAATTCAGTTTCAACACGGTAATATCCTACTCTGCGCATTCAGCACGTTCGGATTCATACACCCCGGGCGCAGTGAGGAGAGACGGAACGGGTGCTGCATCCAGCTTCGTTGAAAACAGGAACAACTACCTGTTAAGTAATGCCCTGCAATACACCACAGGATTTGGTCAGCACCATACCCTGAACCTCCTGCTGGGTCAGAATACGGAATATATGGAATACAGGGCTACGATATCAAAAGCAGTAGGTATTCCAAATGACCAGATCCGGACGGTTACCGTACTGGACAAGAACCTGGCTGAAACCAGCAGCGACCTGTTGCAGAGTGGTATTCAGACCGGTTTCCTGCGTGTGAACTATGGCTTTAAAGGACGTTATTTATTGTCTGCCGTAATGAACGCGGATGCGTCTTCCCGTTTTGGTAAAAACAACCGTTGGGGTTATTTCCCATCAGTGTCTGCAGGTTGGGTGGTTAGTGATGAGCCATGGCTGAAAAGCAAGAGCAGCTGGCTTACTTTGCTGAAACTGCGTGCAAGTTATGGTGAAACCGGCCGTCAGCCGGATGGTGGCGACAACTACCTGTCTTATAACACCTACAACATTGGCGCCGGTGCTTTCCCTGGTAGCACCAACCCTGCTACAGGCGCCAACCAGTCATTAACTTACAATGGTGTTCCTGCTATCTCCCTCAATTTCGATAAAGGCCTTTCCAATCCAAATCTTAGCTGGGAAAAAACAAGCCAGTCTAACATTGGCCTGGACCTCACTTTATTGAACGGACGATTCAGCGTGGTAACAGATGCCTATGTGAAAAGCACACATGGTGGGATCTTTACACTGGCAGTGCCTATTACTACCGGTTATTCCACTAACACGGCCAATGCCATTGGTGTGAGGAACACAGGGGTGGAAATGCAGTTCATTGCCAATGTCTTTGCACCGGCTAAACCATTCCAGTGGCAGTTCCTGTTAAACATCGCCCACAACGATAATATCATCACCTCATTGCCAAATGGTGGCCGTGACATCTATCTCGATAAATACCTGTTGAGACAAGGTCAGCCTATTAACACTTACAATACATTTAAAGCAACCGGCATCTATAAAACTGATGCTGATGTACCGGTGAACCCTGTAACAGGTGCGGCACTGAACTTCTATGGTTATCCATTCAAAGGTGGCGACCCGATCTGGCAGGACTCCAATGGTGACGGTGTACTGGACGCAACAGACTATGTCCCTACCGGCAATCCGAATCCAAAACTGACTGGCGGTTTCAGTAACACATTCAGTTATAAAAGATTCACGCTGGACATCTTCTGTACTTTCACTGCCGGCCGCCAGATCTACAATGACTACTTAGCCGGAAGATTGTCCCAGCTGGTACCTACGGATGATGGCGATTCAAATCCCCTGCACTCCATCAGTACGCACTCGCTACCTGACCTGAGTGGTATCAATTACTGGTATAATCCGGGTGATAACGCACAGTATCCTTCCCTGAGCTCTGTAACGGGTACCCGTTATAAATATGCGCTGGTAAGTTCTCAATGGGTAGAAAGCGGCACCTACCTGCGTATTAAGAAAGTATCCCTCGGTTATAGCTTAAATCCTGCATTACTGGAAAGAGTTCATCTGAAGCGAGTACGCATCTATGGCCTGGTAGACAACCTGAAGATCTTCCAGAAATCCAAGAACGTACCTGATGCTGAGCAAGTGGATGTTTTTGGTGTATATAGCGGCAGTGGTTATCCACTTCCTAAGAAATTCACGTTTGGACTGGATGTCAGCCTATAACTTTTTAAAAACAGGATCATGAACAAACGACTCGTACATACAATATATATCGTCTTACTACTGGCTCCCCTCATGATAGTATCATCATGCAGTAAAATACTGGATCTGGAGCCTCACAACTCTACTTTCACAGAGGCATATTTCACCAATGAATCGGACGCAAATACTGCCATCGCCGGCGCTTATGCACTGCTAAGGAATATCCTCATCGCAGATAATACATGGCATGTGTATGGCGACGTTCCCGCCGGTGAATTCCTGATCAACGGTAACTACGACTCCGGCAACAGCAATGTGGCATTAGGGCTCTTTACGGGCCTGAACGTAAACGGCGGCAGCTACTGGAACTGGCAGAAATATTATAAACTGCTTCAGCAGGTGAACCTGATCATCGCCAAAGTACCGGGAATCGACTCGACAAAATTTGTTGATCCGGCCACTAAGTCGCATATCATCGGTGAAGCATATTTCCTGCGTGCTTTCACTTATTTCTTTATGAGCAGGGTTTGGGGCGGCGTGCCCTTGAAACTTACACCCGACTATGACGCCAATGCTGCTTTAAATATCCCAAGAAGCACTGCCGATGCTGTACTGGCTCAATGCCTGGCAGATGTGAGCATTGCTGAAAAAGATATGGCCTTTGGTTACGAAGACGAAGGGCAACGCGCCGTGAGGGCGAACAAGGGAAGCGCTTATGCGCTGGAAGCACATATCAGGGCATGGAAAGGCGATTATGCCGGTTGCGAAGCAGCCGCCAATACTGTGATCACCCAGGGAGGTTACCAGCTGGTCGACTCTGCGAATTATGAATCTGTATTCATCGGCAGGTCAGCAGAAGGCATTTTCGAGATCAATATCAACAGCGGACAGAACGAAGGCATCGCTCTGAATGGCGGTGGCAACGGTTCTGCTGTTACCCTGATGCAACCTTTCGTTTATGGTAAAGGATATCTTGAGTGGCCGGTACGCACCATTTATGTAAACAAGCTGTATGCAGCAGATAGTGCTACAGATATCCGTTACAGTAAGTTTTTCTTTCGGTCCCAGTCGTCTAACGGACAAGTTATCAAATATGCCAATATTACCTATGCCGATGGCTCAACAAAACAGGATCCGAGATTAAACAACAACCTGAATATATTCAGGCTCGCCGATATCATACTGTTAAGAGCAGAAGCGTTGAATAAGTTAGGTCGTGATGGAGAAGCAGTTACATTACTAAATGAGGTGCGTAAAAGAGCGGGCGTTCCTGATTACAGTGGCCCTGCTGGTGATGACCTGGCCACTGCAATACTGGAAGAACGCCTGAAAGAACTATTCTTTGAAGGACACGCGTATTTTGACCTTGTAAGAAGCAAAAAACTGACGGACTACAACGAGTCCTTCAACGGGAACCAGTATAATAATGGAGGATGGTTATGGCCAATTGATCCTAACATGTTCAAAGACGACTATACGCTTGTCCAGACACCTTACTGGCAGGGTAAACTTTAATTAAAATTAAACCAGCTGCATGAAAAAGATATTTTCCGGAACCATCATATTAATGACGATAGCTTTCTTCTCCTGCAAGAAGGACTATACGATCGGCGGTAGTATAACAGATCCGCATGTGAATATGACGACTTACGATTACTTAAAAACAAATCCGCTGTTTGATACGCTGTTATTACTAATTGACAGAACAGGACTGAAAGAGGAAGTGAATACATCA from Chitinophaga filiformis carries:
- a CDS encoding RagB/SusD family nutrient uptake outer membrane protein, with the translated sequence MNKRLVHTIYIVLLLAPLMIVSSCSKILDLEPHNSTFTEAYFTNESDANTAIAGAYALLRNILIADNTWHVYGDVPAGEFLINGNYDSGNSNVALGLFTGLNVNGGSYWNWQKYYKLLQQVNLIIAKVPGIDSTKFVDPATKSHIIGEAYFLRAFTYFFMSRVWGGVPLKLTPDYDANAALNIPRSTADAVLAQCLADVSIAEKDMAFGYEDEGQRAVRANKGSAYALEAHIRAWKGDYAGCEAAANTVITQGGYQLVDSANYESVFIGRSAEGIFEININSGQNEGIALNGGGNGSAVTLMQPFVYGKGYLEWPVRTIYVNKLYAADSATDIRYSKFFFRSQSSNGQVIKYANITYADGSTKQDPRLNNNLNIFRLADIILLRAEALNKLGRDGEAVTLLNEVRKRAGVPDYSGPAGDDLATAILEERLKELFFEGHAYFDLVRSKKLTDYNESFNGNQYNNGGWLWPIDPNMFKDDYTLVQTPYWQGKL
- a CDS encoding SusC/RagA family TonB-linked outer membrane protein, encoding MTVNLTKYSYGCSVLLTLVFTLMSVFARAQGTDARVSIAGTIKDGGDGTFLPGVSISISESKAGTVSNIDGGFTIKANVGSTLTFSIVGYLPFTYKVKGPDANVSIVLRRDKTDLKDVVVIGYQEASRKTVTASVTSVNPKNLLDVPTPSLDALLQGRAPGLDVQNFSGEPGVRSNVVMRGNTAVSRNINSDFTTAQGKASLARALSGPLYVIDGVPQSTEDIAAINYGSGTNTDALAGIAVNDIQSIDILKDASAAAIYGSRGAGGVIIITTKRGITGKPKIDFSAYHGITDMPSLDKIVIGAEERRGKMALIQHYGQYLNLQNIPQILTDSLNPAFNNANDYQGQLYQTGQVGNYDLSVSGGTNLVNYRYSLNYYDEEGIIKKSGFKRYSFSSNTGLNLSPKLNINTIIRYSRSDRPRSINDLSGGYGPFNGGYYASSPLPSSTLYLSPANAAFIFGNTTNQTDRNSDDNLSISPVIDWKISKKFSFNTVISYSAHSARSDSYTPGAVRRDGTGAASSFVENRNNYLLSNALQYTTGFGQHHTLNLLLGQNTEYMEYRATISKAVGIPNDQIRTVTVLDKNLAETSSDLLQSGIQTGFLRVNYGFKGRYLLSAVMNADASSRFGKNNRWGYFPSVSAGWVVSDEPWLKSKSSWLTLLKLRASYGETGRQPDGGDNYLSYNTYNIGAGAFPGSTNPATGANQSLTYNGVPAISLNFDKGLSNPNLSWEKTSQSNIGLDLTLLNGRFSVVTDAYVKSTHGGIFTLAVPITTGYSTNTANAIGVRNTGVEMQFIANVFAPAKPFQWQFLLNIAHNDNIITSLPNGGRDIYLDKYLLRQGQPINTYNTFKATGIYKTDADVPVNPVTGAALNFYGYPFKGGDPIWQDSNGDGVLDATDYVPTGNPNPKLTGGFSNTFSYKRFTLDIFCTFTAGRQIYNDYLAGRLSQLVPTDDGDSNPLHSISTHSLPDLSGINYWYNPGDNAQYPSLSSVTGTRYKYALVSSQWVESGTYLRIKKVSLGYSLNPALLERVHLKRVRIYGLVDNLKIFQKSKNVPDAEQVDVFGVYSGSGYPLPKKFTFGLDVSL